One Mya arenaria isolate MELC-2E11 chromosome 5, ASM2691426v1 genomic window carries:
- the LOC128233574 gene encoding uncharacterized protein LOC128233574, with protein sequence MQGSGLIQTTYNVTYAINNDTLQDIGIKRLKLAARDASGTYSDVITIELWIVAMKCTNGGQCLSKYPDQYSCNDEVRTEGFDEYFTCNCTNEWTGQYCEEDVDECAHEPCSGREVCTNKDGGYECFCESGDFLCKANLESWSFALILVGAGLSLIIIVVVFYVARWKYRQVKYRAVVDPVNGSEIWLQDDFDVDIPKNEPPLSTFINNKNQDDILQTQFNKNFDDDDHDFRHPAPDVSQQDIVTVKLSEVGENAEIANLFPSAGLMRPPNRNVHFNTALLVPAMPPVEGQDDTEF encoded by the exons ATGCAAGGCTCAGGACTGATTCAGACAACATATAACGTCACGTATGCTATAAACAACGATACGCTTCAAGACATTGGGATCAAACGTTTAAAGCTTGCTGCTCGAGATGCTAGTGGAACATACTCTGAcgtgattacaattgaattGTGGATTGTGGCAATGAAATGCACGAATGGGGGCCAGTGTTTGA GTAAATATCCGGACCAGTATTCATGCAATGATGAAGTGAGAACAGAAGGGTTTGACGAATATTTCACCTGCAACTGTACGAACGAGTGGACCGGGCAGTATTGTGAGGAAGATGTTGATGAATGCGCTCATGAACCGTGCTCTGGCAGAGAG GTGTGTACGAATAAAGATGGCGGCTACGAATGTTTCTGTGAGAGTGGTGACTTTTTATGCAAGGCAAATCTTGAAAGCTGGAGCTTTGCACTCATTCTAGTCGGAGCCGGACTATCCCTTATCATTATTGTCGTTGTCTTTTATGTTGCACGTTGGAAATACAG GCAGGTGAAGTATCGGGCTGTTGTGGATCCAGTG AACGGATCAGAGATTTGGCTCCAAGACGACTTTGAT GTGGACATTCCTAAAAATGAGCCTCCTTTGTCTACAttcatcaacaacaaaaatcaaGATGACATTTTACAG actcaatttaacaaaaacttCGATGACGACGATCACGATTTCCGACATCCTGCACCAGACGTTTCTCAGCAAGACATTGTCACCGTAAAGTTGTCTGAAGTAGGGGAAAATGCAGAAATAGCG AACTTGTTTCCATCGGCTGGACTGATGCGTCCACCAAATAGAAACGTCCATTTCAATACAGCA TTGCTGGTTCCGGCAATGCCACCGGTAGAGGGACAGGATGATACAGAGTTTTAA